tctccacctcttcctgtctttctccctctcaactTGCCTCTCTTCTatcctcaccctccctctcttactatctacttctctctatccctttccccctccatctctctgatgtatcctctctttctctctatccctctctccctccttctatctctgatgtatcctctctttctctctatccctctctccctccttctatctctGATGTATTTggcatctcctctcctctcctcctcttcctctctgatacaccccccccaacctccctaTCTCCCCGTAGGTCCCAGGTACAGCGTTTGCTCCTCTGCCAGTTTCTGGAGTGTGGTGCCCCCCTCTGAAAGCAGCTGGACCACCCAGTCTGAGGAGCAGGGCTCGCTAAGCATGGGGGCCTCCTCCTGTGACCTCCCATCTCTCAACGCAGAGAGCCCATCACGGCCACACTCTTCCAGTGAGTcccttatgcacacacacacacacacacacacacacacacacacacacacacacacacacaaacacacacaaacacacacacacacacacacacacacacacacacacaaacacacacaaacacacacactctcgcacacagtCAGAGGAGCAGAGCTCCCTAATCATGGGGCCCTCCTCTTGCAAACTCCCCTCGAGCCCCCCGAGTCACGACCATACTCCTGagtcccttacacacacacacacacacacacacacacacacacttatgctaaATATATGTTGACACACACTTATGCTAAATATATGAtgatacacatatgcacacacccatGGTAAATAtgatactcacacatacatggtatctcactcacttacactcacacacactccaatcacACCCCAAAAGTCAACATCAGTagtcagacgtgtgtgtgtgtgtgtgtgtgtgtgtgtgtgtgtgtgtgtgtgtgtgtgtgtgtgtgtgtgtgtgtgtgtgtgtgtgtgtgtgtgtgtgtgtgtgtgtgtgtgtgtgtgtgtgtggttatccCCTCTCTTGAGATCTGCTCACACAGCtgtttgacacatggcactgactcAGCCTCTGTGGTCAGACACTCCCTGTTAGTGAAGAGCATTGGGTTCTGTCCTAGATAGGGCCCAATTAGGAGGGGCTCTGGAGCAAAGGAAGATGATTATGAGAGGCTGCTGATGTGGTCCAGCACAAGCCCACATTTGGGCCAAGCGTGACTGAGCTTGGCTACTCCCTGCTGGAGGGGAGAGGCTACAGACGAGATCCAACACTGAGGTCTGTCCCAGTTACGGGCCCAGTCTGGACCTGTTCTGATCCCTGCTGGACCGGAGAGGCTACAGATGTGGAGTCTAGTTCAGCACTGACCTCTCCCCAAATGACAACTGATACTGAGACAGATATTCTCTAGGCAGACTCACAGGAAGAAcactgctttctttctctctctgtctctatctctctctctctcacacagacacacagacacacagacacacagacacacagacacacagacacacagacacacagacacacagacacacagacacacagacacacagacacacagacatgtatttgAATGGGACACAGCATTGCACCCCAGTCTGTGCTCTTTAAGGCCAGGAAATGTAGAGAGGAAGACACAGAACAGAAGGTCATGGAAGGAGAATAATAGATGGTCTACGGCACAGGGATTCCTCCCCTGCTAAGGACACTCTCACTGGTAACACAACACCTCAGCTGCTGTGTGGAGCTGCAGCAAGGAGACGGAGCAGACtcagagagacgagaggagcaggacagagaggagtggaggagagaagagaagataggaaaaacagaggaggagacgagagaagagaggaggagaggagaggagagtcaggAGTCTCACCCGCTGAGCTTAGACATGTTGGTCTCTCATGGCCGACGTGTCCTTGTTCCCACTCCACCTCTCCTCACAGACAGTGACTCACTGAATCTGCCGTTTCTATGgcgacagagggaggaggaaaaggagggcgAGGGGGTCTGGGCTGGCGAgttttatttattacaatgcagcagccttcctctctcccctcccaacCATCCTGCTGAGAAAACTATGGCACAAAGGAAATAAAAGCCCTCTGGTGACCAAACACTAATATCGCTCTGGCAGAGTGGGCACCAAACCAATATCGCCCTGGCAGAGTGGCACCAAACTCTAATATCGCCCTGGCAGAGTGGCACCAAACCAATATCGCCCTGGCAGAGTGGGCACCAAACTCTAATATCGCCCTGACAGAGTGGGCTCCAAACTCTAATATCGCCCTGGCAGAGTGGCACCAAACCAATATCGCCCTGGCAGAGTGGCACCAAACCAATATCGCCCTGGCAGAGTGGGCACTAAACCAATATCACCCTGGCAGAGTGGCACAAAACCAATATCGCCCTGACAGAGTGGCACCAAACTCTAATGTCGACCTGGCAGAGTGGGCACAAAACTCTAATATCGCCCTGGCAGAGTGGCACCAAACCAATATCGCCCTGGCAGAGTGGGCACTAAACCAATATCACCCTGGCAGAGTGGCACCAAACCAATATCGCCCTGACAGAGTGGCACCAAACTCTAATGTCGACCTGGCAGAGTGGCACAAAACCAATCCCGCCCTGACAGAGTGGCACCAAACTCTAATGTCGACCTGGCAGAGTGGGCACAAAACTCTAATATCGCCCTGGCAGAGTGGGCACCAAATCCTGAGGCCTTGCATTAAATGTTGCTTTTGCAAGATTCATCTGGGTTACTGTGCATCATACCCCAATAAATGCACTAGTGCAGAGGGCTTATTGGGTCGGACTGAGATCCACCTATTCTGCCTGCTTACGTCAGAGCCTGGCCTCGGCCCAAATCCGGGCCAAACCTGCCCCTCAGTCAGCTGCTCCCTAGCAGGATCGGCATTATTAATAAAACGCACATGTAAATATGGCAAAACCATTCCCTGACCTTAAGGATCCTAGTGACCTCCTCAAGTATATGCATTACCTGACCAagcttatattatatatatatatatatatatatatatatatatatttataggtATGTATATCAAAAAACAGATGAGGTTGggaatgtaaactttgctcattGGCATGCCTGTCCCTTTCTACTAGTTCATCCTTAAACTGGACTCCATCACTCAATCCCACAGTGTCCCTGGGCTGTTATCAGTGTCATTATCTGTCACCTGTAGGAgtcgtttgtgtctgtgtgtatatgtgcgtatgtgtgcatctgtgtgtgtgtgtttgagtctgtgtgtgtgtaagtctctgtgtgcgtgtgcgtgtgtatgtggacCTGTTCAGTTACCATTCTGGTGTACTCAGGCAGTCTAAAGTAGTCACGCATGACAAAGCAGCCATGAGGATGACAGGAAGTGGGTGTGGTGGGATTGGCGGAGCGGTTCGCTGCTCCCTATTTGCTCGTGTACGtacgacaccccccccccccccggtgccccccacccccccaacaccaccagcCTTGATGTGTGAGCGGCAATAACAAGCGAGGGTCCATGTCTGACGTTAtgccaaagacatgaaagacactcagagtctctctctactggtttggtgtgtgtgtgtgtgtgtgtgtgtgtgtgtgtgtgtgtgtgtgtgtgtgtgtgtgtgttggattgtGCTTTAGGGTAGAGATACTTTAAAAGACATTAACATGGGAGTGAAACAGGCGCATTGGTCCTGAGGGAAGCCCACATGGGTGAGAAGGAGGGGGTGTAGGAGTAGTGCAGGAACATGgccttttgatgtgtgtgtgtgtgtgtgtgtgagagagttaagAGAGTGTTAAGTCCTAAGTATACTTCTGTGGACAAGGCTACGTTTATGATGCAGGTTAAACACTGATAAAATGAGAGTTTAgtttatttcatgcttcagCGAATCATAGTTGAGTAGATTACCAGCAGCAGTATTTTAAGGCAGGTAGCTATATTAGATAGAGGAGTAAAAGCTTATGAAGGGGCAGAGAAAACTATTGATGGACCTGAGCCACTACTGTATACATCCTGGAAGTACTTTATTGTACCTCAGAAAATAGCCTCTTGCCATAAATAATTTATAATTCCACTGCAATCAAGTAATGAAGTAATGCTATTTTTAGCTCATGTGGTTCTCACAAGGGGATGGTCATAAAGTAAACAACCCAACACTGTCTGTTCTGTGCTTTAGGTTAGAATTCCTGgcatcatcagtgtgtgtgtgcgcatgtttgtttgtgtgtgtgcagtatgtgtgtgtagtgtggcgtACAGAGTTGTCTGCAGTGTGCTGGCGTGtgggcagtatgtgtgtgtagtgtggcgtACAGCGTTGTCTGCAGTGTGCTGGCGTGtgtgcactatgtgtgtgtagtgtggcgtACAGCGCTGTCTGCAGTGCTGgcgtgtgtacagtatgtgtgtgtgtagtgtggcgtACAGCGTTGTCTGCAGtgtggtggcgtgtgtgtgtgtgtgtagtgtggcgtACAGCGTTGTCTGCAGtgtggtggcgtgtgtgtgtgtgtgtagtgtggcgtACAGCGTTGTCtgcagtgctggtgtgtgtgcagtatgtgtatgtagtgtgtgtgtgtgtagtgtgtgtgtgtgtagtgtggcgtACAGCGTTGTCTGCAGTGCtggcgtgtgtgtagtgtgtgtgtgtagtgtgtgtgtgtgtagtgtggcgtACAGCGTTGTCTGCAGTGCTGgcgtgtgtgcagtatgtgtgtgtagtgtgtgtgtgtgtgtgtgtgtagtgtgtgtgtgtgtgtagtgtggcgtACAGCGCTGTCTGCAGTGCTGgcgtgtgtgcagtatgtgtgtgtagtgtgtgtgcagtatgtgtgtgtagtgtgtgtgtgtgtgtagtgtggcgtACAGCGTGGTCTGCAGTGCTGgcgtgtgtgcagtatgtgtgtgcagtatgtgtgtgtagtgtgtgtgtgtgtgtagtgtggcgtACAGCGTGGTCTGCAGTGCTGgcgtgtgtgcagtatgtgtgtgcagtatgtgtgtgtgtgtgtagtgtggcgtACAGCGTTGTCTGCAGTGTCTGGCGTGTGTGCAGCTCCGTCAGGCTGGATTATGGCTCAGTGGTTGTGGAGTGCAGCTGTGGCTCATTGCGCTGCTCTTCTGGGGACTGGAGCAGAACTAATAGAGCTGACAGGTGGGGAGAGACAGGgtacactggacacacacacactggacacacacacactggacacactcacacacacacacgacacaaacacacactctgcacacatacaccctcacacacacactaaacacacagacacacactctacacgcatgcacacttacacatgctaaacacacacaaccatacacacctattcacacactaaacacacacatacacagacacacacacacacacagatgtaaaaaaaaaaaaaagccacacagTCTGTATAAGATTACATGAGAAGAGCGTGAAGAGAgttgttgtctttgtgtctggGCGTATCTGTGGTGGCGCTGGCTCCCAGGAAGTCTGATTCATATCCTGCCAGTAACCAGTGCTGATACTGCCAGGGCAGCTCCAAACGCCCTGGTAGATATTTATAAGATGGAGGCATCACATAAGTGAACATCAGGAAAGGATGAATCAGTGTGATGAGGCCTTTGAACTGTCAGTGCTCCAATaatcttttctctttttagaGCACAGCTTGATATCTATACGTTCACATAAGTGAAGATCAGGAAAGGATGGATCGGTGTGATGAGGCCTTTGGACTATCAGTGCTCCAATAATCTTTTCCCCTTTTAAAGCACAGCTTGATATTTATACGTTACTGACATCAGGTCAGTGATCATCAGGACAGGGTATATTCTCGCCCAGTGGGAGAGGGCCTGTGGAGTCTCCAGTAGCTGTTGAGTTAACACATTGCTTCCTTTTCCATGACCCCATGCCTCTGACCCCTGCCGTGGCACCCCCTGAGACCTCCACCTGTGCCCTTCACTCAGCGCGCGGTCCAGTTTCATCTGCTGCAGCACTAATGCAAGCAGCTGTGGTTTCCCAGAGCCGTAATGGCCACCTctgcccttcctctcccctgaGGCTCGGCAGGGGAGGCCCAGCCATCAGCCCACAGATATCAGCATGCGGAGGGAGCTgtgagcagggagggagagaggatcgGAGGTTCAGCTCACTCTGATGGGgccgtctgtgtgtccgtgacGGGGGCAACTCATGAGTCCTGTAGCCGTGCTTAGACATCTTCATTCTTAAAGGGACTGTCCGCCAtcctggcgaaaggttgttgatgtttgagttaaacagccaatcaatttacacccctcccttctgtgctcctgaagtaaTGTGTTGATTGCCGTTGAGTTTTTTTGAGGGCATACGCAGAAATGGACGGCCAGAGGCCCTTGAGGAGCAGTTccctgaatttgacaaaaagggtacaggattagaatcacagactgcaccaTTTTAAGTCATCTTTTGTTAAATCACAAGGGATAATGTATGAAAAAAGTCCAGTAGCCttctgcagtactccagtagcCTTCTGATGATGCGAGCATCATGTCCTGTCATGTCACGACGCCGAGGGCTCTCTTGGCATTGATCTCGATGGAAGAAAACCAAAACTCACGGCTGGTTCTGCAGGAAGTGTTTTGTTACTCTTCACCTTGACTGCTAAGGCAAACATCAGCTTGTGGGTACAGGTTTCAGCCCCCCCAGCGCCTCACCACTCCCCCGCCCTTAAAGCAGTCAGCCTTTTGAAAGCAGGTCGGGGGTAATTAGGTTGCGAATTAGCAAGTAGCACTCATTGAGCATAAAGGACGGTTTTGCATCAGCTTATGTCAGGccaaatgcatacacatgcactgaGTAACCCTTCATTGCCACTTGTCTTCAGAGGGACCTGCTTCCTGAGGGGCAGTAAGCTGATTTGGTTCCTAAATCTGTCTGAACCCCCGTGACCCCGCTGTGTTGATTGACCACATGTTTAACCCCATTAGCTATGCCCCCCTGCTCAGCTCCACGGTCAGAGGGAAGGAATCCTTCACCGGGGTCCCTCGCTCTCAGTGTCAGAGGCcctatcactgtgtgtgtgtgtgtgtgtgtgtgtgtgtgtgtatgtgtgtgtgtgtgtggtgtgtgcatgtatatgtgtgtgtgtgtgtgtgtgtgtgtgtgtgtgtgtgtgtgtgtgttgtgtctgtgttgtgtgtctgtatctgtgtatgggtgtgtgtctatgcatgtatatgtgtgtgtgtgtgtgtgtgtgtgtgtctgtgtgtgtatttctctgtgtgtgtgtgtgtctgtgcgtgtaaatgtgtttgtgtgtgtgtgtgagtgtgtttgttagatGGAGCCTAAGCAGTGTATGATGGCATTGGCTCAAgaaactgtgtgtttttctcaggGCTCTTGCCACCCACACCATTCTGATCTGGTGATGCTGGTGTTTGCAGAGTCATCTCTCTGAGCATGCTCTGCCCGTCTGccagtggggagagggagagagagagagagagagagagagagagagaaggggagagagagagagtgaagggagagagagagagagtgaagggagagagagagagagaaggggggagaggaggcggaagagaaagaaataggtAAAAGACAAACAGGCATAGAAAGACTCTCAGAGATATAGAGAATGTGAAAgatggtgagagaaagagtaaaagagacagaaagacagaaagtgagacatagaaagagagacagagagacgggaACGAAAGACTGCTGCATGCTAGAAGGTGTTGACATGATGCATGGTGCATGTGAACTTCATAGACTCTGGTTGACATAAATTTAACCAGTAGtcactttttcactttttttaatgaatgaaaCTAGGCAGATACACACCAAGATGTTTACAATAATAAAGGGTTTTTGAACATTAGTCTGCCCATGCCCATCTATTGCACTTCAGTAATAACTAAATGACTACCTGTGATTATAGTGTTATCTCTTCCAGAGAAGAGTTAATCATTTATCAGAGGGCATCTGTAATCGCTGTTTGGTGAAGGTGTGGCCAATACACAAACGTCGTGGAGTATTACCTGTCTGGGAGTTTAGGGCCGGCCTCTTTCCCGTAACTAGGGCGATCCGACAGACAGGCACCTACATGTTTCTCCTGAAGTATGTAGGCGTGAGGGCGGCTGCGGGGGTCACGTGGCTGGCCACCAACCGCTAACGCTAACACCATGGATCAGAGGTGAACGCGGTCGGATTAAGCCTCCTTGCTcacgctctccccctctctctctctctctctctctctctcgtgcgtgCTCACTCGCTCGCTGGTCTCACTAGCTCCCGGACCTCTGCGGCGTCTCCACCGGTGAGTTCCCCATGTGCGGGGGAGAGCTGTGATtgggtgctgctgtgctgctagCAGGGGGGAAGTGGGGGTTGTTTTGAGAGTGCCTGTTGGTGCAAGTGGCCTTTTGTCAGAGGTGTCattaagtctgtgtgtttgtatgtatgtctgtttgcttgtatctgtgtgtgtctctctctggatatgtgtgtgtgtgtgtgtgtgtgtgtttgtgtgttgtatatgAGGATAGCAGAGGGGAATATGCAGCAGGGGCTTTTAACACCACCAgctcacgcacagacacacacacacacacacacacacacagcctgctgtgACAGGGCCGCTATCGCTGGTTTAAGGGTTAGACCTTAAATGGAACCCTACTGCCTTTGTTAGAGTGTCACATTATGGATCATTGAGGCCATGTGACTCGTGTCCTCTTTGAAGTCATGTGTGAGAGGGTTGTGCTCATATGTCAAGGTAATGTACAGTGCTTTCTAGTGCATTACTACATCTTACACTAATCTTCCTCCCAACTGTCAAACTATTTCTACCAAGTGGAACCcaacagacagctagagaggggagagagaggagagacagtgtgtgcatgagggagagggagagagaaagagaagtgagaaacttgtctgtgtgtgtgtgtgtctgagagggtgaggttttcctctgttctgttctgtgctgtgctgattaAGTTCCTTGTTTCCCGCGGCAGCCGGGCTTGGTTGTAATACATTGTTGCTCTGGCGTGAATGCTCAGATAAAGCCAGCGCTTAGCAACAGTCACTCGCTTTTCACGGGGTACTCAGCTCAGTCTCGCTGTAAAGATCCCCATTCCTTACCCATAAGCCCCAGCCAAACAGGACTCCAGTGTGAGTGAAAGGTGAGCCTTTCAAAGCTATTTTCTTTGTTGCCCTCCTCCACTTCACTGGCCTAAAGAGAGTAGGGTGGACATGACAGGCTTCTCCTTTTTTGGAAGATTTCGCCCCAACCTCCCTGTCCCAAGGATTGATTTTGTTCTGTAACCTGAAGAAACTTGTTGTGGAAGTGCTCCTGACACTCTATGGGCTTACACGATGTGCTGAACTTCGCAGTTTGTCTTCCCTCAGGCCTTTGGCGTTCAAGGACACTCTTTACAGCCTCTCCTGGTCTGTCTTgttacaggaaaaaaaaaacagcatctgTCTAATAATACAGTATAACAGATGCAGATGGACATTTTACTCAATACAAAAAGTATATTCACATATATTAACACAAATCaattttttattgttgttggaAAGTCAGAGGGCATACTCAGTAGATCTCTGCAACTGTGCAGATGGTGTTGGTGTCAGTTCTGCTGACAAACTGCACAGTCAGAGGTACTGGCATTCTCTCTAGCCCGTGCTGTGTGCAGTCTCACACGGATCGACTGTAGTGCACCTAAGAAGATACACTTAATCTTCAGCCTTAGGGGAGCTCTGAATGCTAGTCACAAATGTTACTTCAAGCTAGTttttctatgaaaaaaaaaccactCTATTGTATGTTCCAATGAGAATATCTTATTGAATattgtattttgtgtgtttatctacaGGATCAACTGTCTGTTTTGATATGTTTGGATGCGTATTCATGAAGAAGCTGCTTCCATGGCACACCATGTAGTTCTGCTACAGTTTCTGTCGTTGTCTCTCCCATTTGGTTCTGTGTGGAGGCCGAGGAGTTTAATTTAATTCCTTCTTTCTTCAGTAGCAGAAAGTGGGTTTGAGGTAGAGAGTGCTGGTGCCTAGCAACAGGTGGATTCTTGTTCCCCCCTATCTTTAAATTGGCTGCAGAGAGATGCTTTCAGAGTGTTGGAATGAGGAGAGCGAGACCAAGGTTGAGTTTCATGCATCTCAGCACCAACAAAGGCATCCGACTCACAAAGAGAATTGATGTTTGGCTTTGTTTGTCTTCGACAGCATTCAGACTTTTGGATTTTTCAGGAGGGTACTTTTATAATACCTTTTGTTTCAGCCTTTTTGTGGATTATTTTAGGTCAGCTTGGAAAACAAAAGGAACTCAGGGAAACAAAGGGACTTTGGAAAAGGGGCGATTTTTCCACTTGACATGTTGACAAAcaaaacagcctcattagactGGGAACTTTGTTGCGTCTCTTGGGAGTGGGTGATTGTGTTACCCTAGCGACTGTGAGCGGAGGTACTGCTGATGCACGTTAGCTGAAATAGGAGGGTCTTGACTCAGCAGTTTCTTTTGTTAATGAAACCAAAACCCTGTAGACTgtggtcacgtgtgtgtgtgtgtgtgtgtgtgtgtgtgtgtgtgagtgtgagagagaggagagtggtggtAGTAGGGTGTTATTGTGTAACtttctgtgtgaaaatgctGTTTAATTGTGATCTATCTATCTTGCTCCATCCTGAACTTGCTCAGGCTTGTCTGATGGTTGGGTTTCGTGAGAATGTTGACTGCATCACAGACTTTAGTCTGAAGTCCTCCTCCTTTACCTTGTTTGAcctttctcttctgtctcccCATAGATTTAGCCTTGGCCTTTCTCTTTGGTTTGCCCATAGATTCAGTCTTGAAATGTCTTCCTTTGTAAAACCAATCGAAACAAGAAATAAGGGATGCGaaactgtgtgttcatgttttttgtgtgtgtgtgtgcatgtgtgcacgtgtgcttgtgtgtgtgtgtgtgtgtgtgtgtgtgtcctgcagtaACCACACAACTGTGGTTATTGTAGGTTATAACTTGGGTAACTTGGGTAAAAGATGCCATTTCAGTTTTTTCTGAAAAGTTTTGAAAATCAAAATGTCCTGCTGCACTTTTAGCTGAAGACTTCAGACAACATAAGAATAAgtagcttgttttttttagctgtatttaaacaacatggcttgtgtttttttttgcaggttCTTCTGTCTTCCAAGATGATGAGGGAGTAACCATGGATTCATTAAACTGGACATCCAacaacaagcacacaaatgGCCAAGCCAACACTCGGTTTGCCAGTTGGGTCACCTTCGATGATGACGAGGAGTCCGACTTTCAGCCGTCCAACCGGCCGTCCCGGATGAACCTGGATAACCTCAACCACTCGCCCCTACAGGACTCTAACAGCAACCTGATCGTCTCTTCGGCACAGAACCAGACGGCGGAGCGCCATCTTTTGGATCTGACTCCGGACGGAACCGAGCCTGGTTTTGTGCTGAATCCTGGTCCCTTGATCCACAGCCCGACTACCTACAGCAAGAAGAACCCTTTCTTTGACGAGGAGTTCTCCGACCTTCTGCCCTCGCCCATCAACCCCTTCAGCTCCTTCTTCGACCAACAGGAAGTGAAGAAGTCGCAGAGCAACGGATCCTGTCTGGACAGCCCTCCACTGTTTTCGTACAGCTCGCCGTTCTTTCAGTCCACCGACTCCGATCTACAGACGGAATCAGTCTTACTCTTCTCCGCCGTAGCTGACCCCAGTGGTGATGATGAGGGGTTGGGTCGAGATTCCCCCAGAGATGAGCTTGATACACTCAGGAACCTTCAGATCGCCGACCCGGATGGCTACATCAGTCCCACGCTGCCTGATGACCCTGCCGACGCAGCGGACGAAGAGGAGATGGCGTACATGCCGAGTCACATGACGGCTCAGGACGGCTGGCCCATGCTGCTTCGCATCCCAGAGAAGAAGAACATCATGTCGTCTCGGCACTGGGGGCCCATCTATGTCCGTCTTAGCGACTCTGGGCACCTGAGGCTCTTCTACGAGAGGGGCCTGGAGAAGCCCTTCAAGGAGTTCCAGCTGCGTGCTCACCATGAGCTATCCGAACACAAGCTGCAGAATTACGATGACAGCGGACGCGTGCACACCCTCAGCATAGACCATGTGATATACAAGGAGAAGCGCAAGATCCAGCCCAAGGTGTCTGTGGTGCACCTACCCTCTAGAGAGCAGCTAGTGAAGCTAGGGACTAAGAATTATGAGGACTTTCTGAGCTTCAGACACGCACTGCAGGAGCGGCTGGTGGGATTGCCCACAGATGTGGGCTCTCCATGTCCCCCTGTGAGCTACTCCGAGGAGGAAGTGGCTGTGGAGGTACGAGATGAGTTCTACGGGACGGTGTCCAAAGGGGACTGCCGGATACTCAATCATCTGGTTCTCACGCGGGTCAGCATGCTTGTATTTGCATCCGGTTCTCCAGCCTGCCGAATTGGGCTCAACGACGTTCTGGTGAAGGGCAAAGAAGTCGTGTCGAGGCACGATATCATCCCCAACACCACAACACGTTGGATCCGACTCCGAGAATGTCGATTGCATCACTCCATCGACCAGCAGGATTTCGCAGAGTCTCAAGCTATTTCCTTCAACCCCCCCATCGGGCGGCGGTTCGAACTGTTGCAATTTCGCACAGCGTTCGCCGAGAAAACGCTCCCCTTCACAGTGCGAACGGTGGCCAGCATCAAGGGCGCGGAGGTGGAGCTGCAGTCCTGGCTGGTGATGTCCACTGGCTTCTCCTCCAACCGAGACCCCCTTACATTAATCCCGTGTGAAAATGTGATGATCCGCTACCCCATACCTGAGCTCTGGGCCAAGAACTTCCGCAGGGAGAGCGTCACGGGGGAGAAGTCACTGAA
Above is a window of Clupea harengus chromosome 14, Ch_v2.0.2, whole genome shotgun sequence DNA encoding:
- the ston2 gene encoding stonin-2 isoform X1, with the translated sequence MATSSSSSSSDRSCDRNTTARPGWVAFSDDPSSHPNEDPQTDEESGLPLPDGAQPTSNSSTWGETSAQPPHSSSWVQFEEKPWSSSPPPPPLQVKGPRYSVCSSASFWSVVPPSESSWTTQSEEQGSLSMGASSCDLPSLNAESPSRPHSSSSSVFQDDEGVTMDSLNWTSNNKHTNGQANTRFASWVTFDDDEESDFQPSNRPSRMNLDNLNHSPLQDSNSNLIVSSAQNQTAERHLLDLTPDGTEPGFVLNPGPLIHSPTTYSKKNPFFDEEFSDLLPSPINPFSSFFDQQEVKKSQSNGSCLDSPPLFSYSSPFFQSTDSDLQTESVLLFSAVADPSGDDEGLGRDSPRDELDTLRNLQIADPDGYISPTLPDDPADAADEEEMAYMPSHMTAQDGWPMLLRIPEKKNIMSSRHWGPIYVRLSDSGHLRLFYERGLEKPFKEFQLRAHHELSEHKLQNYDDSGRVHTLSIDHVIYKEKRKIQPKVSVVHLPSREQLVKLGTKNYEDFLSFRHALQERLVGLPTDVGSPCPPVSYSEEEVAVEVRDEFYGTVSKGDCRILNHLVLTRVSMLVFASGSPACRIGLNDVLVKGKEVVSRHDIIPNTTTRWIRLRECRLHHSIDQQDFAESQAISFNPPIGRRFELLQFRTAFAEKTLPFTVRTVASIKGAEVELQSWLVMSTGFSSNRDPLTLIPCENVMIRYPIPELWAKNFRRESVTGEKSLKARFNKGASFGSTSTSGSEPAMRVTLGTAKYEQAFTSVVWRISRLPDKNSALSHPHTFFCHLELGSDWEVPKQFHCQVEVEFDMPAACASKATVRSLSVGDKTDIKKWITYRSHFSYKVDIEQKGDGNLEGPGGDKPGQCSHQ
- the ston2 gene encoding stonin-2 isoform X2 — protein: MDSLNWTSNNKHTNGQANTRFASWVTFDDDEESDFQPSNRPSRMNLDNLNHSPLQDSNSNLIVSSAQNQTAERHLLDLTPDGTEPGFVLNPGPLIHSPTTYSKKNPFFDEEFSDLLPSPINPFSSFFDQQEVKKSQSNGSCLDSPPLFSYSSPFFQSTDSDLQTESVLLFSAVADPSGDDEGLGRDSPRDELDTLRNLQIADPDGYISPTLPDDPADAADEEEMAYMPSHMTAQDGWPMLLRIPEKKNIMSSRHWGPIYVRLSDSGHLRLFYERGLEKPFKEFQLRAHHELSEHKLQNYDDSGRVHTLSIDHVIYKEKRKIQPKVSVVHLPSREQLVKLGTKNYEDFLSFRHALQERLVGLPTDVGSPCPPVSYSEEEVAVEVRDEFYGTVSKGDCRILNHLVLTRVSMLVFASGSPACRIGLNDVLVKGKEVVSRHDIIPNTTTRWIRLRECRLHHSIDQQDFAESQAISFNPPIGRRFELLQFRTAFAEKTLPFTVRTVASIKGAEVELQSWLVMSTGFSSNRDPLTLIPCENVMIRYPIPELWAKNFRRESVTGEKSLKARFNKGASFGSTSTSGSEPAMRVTLGTAKYEQAFTSVVWRISRLPDKNSALSHPHTFFCHLELGSDWEVPKQFHCQVEVEFDMPAACASKATVRSLSVGDKTDIKKWITYRSHFSYKVDIEQKGDGNLEGPGGDKPGQCSHQ